In Quercus robur chromosome 10, dhQueRobu3.1, whole genome shotgun sequence, a genomic segment contains:
- the LOC126703123 gene encoding protein indeterminate-domain 16, translating into MEGKDQKELQLLPNPYSSVRSSSSSSHMSSRPFDPSSFRYRSSSSSRTVSDPYEAPALDLQLSISVRPIQQASDCVLGGPICGYDDDEVKPETTKTCVEAMKWQAAEQIRLAAIEKAYAERVRELTRREMEIAQSEFARARHMWERAREEVEKAERMKERATLQIDSTCMEITCQSCRQRFRP; encoded by the coding sequence ATGGAAGGCAAAGATCAAAAAGAGTTACAGCTACTCCCTAATCCATACTCATCTGTAcgatcttcttcttcctcatcacACATGTCATCTCGTCCGTTCGATCCTTCTTCGTTCAGATAtcgatcatcatcatcatcaagaaCTGTGTCTGATCCCTATGAAGCCCCAGCACTGGACCTGCAGTTATCAATAAGCGTTAGGCCAATCCAACAAGCCTCGGATTGTGTTCTTGGAGGCCCCATTTGCGGCTACGATGACGATGAAGTGAAGCCGGAGACAACAAAGACTTGTGTCGAGGCAATGAAATGGCAAGCGGCGGAGCAGATTCGATTGGCCGCGATAGAGAAGGCTTATGCAGAGAGGGTGAGAGAGCTTACAAGGAGAGAAATGGAGATTGCACAGTCTGAGTTCGCACGTGCAAGGCACATGTGggagagagctagagaagaaGTAGAAAAAGCTGAGAGAATGAAGGAAAGGGCAACGCTGCAGATAGATTCTACGTGCATGGAAATCACTTGCCAGTCTTGCAGACAAAGGTTTAGGCCTTAG